The genomic segment CCTCGGACATGCCCATCTTGCGGGCAGCCGACGCGGCCTCTTCACCAGCCCGGGTGGCGGCGAACGGCGTGGACTTACGTGAGCCCTTGAAACCAACGGTCCCAGCCGAGGCCCAGCAGAGGGTCTCGCCGTTGACGTCGGTGATGGTCACCTGCGTGTTGTTGAACGTGGCCTTGACGTGGACGATGCCCTTGGTCACGCCACGCCGTACTTTTTTGCTCTTTGCCATGGTCTTCCTTGAAGTTTCGTGCGTCGCCAACTCTCCGGCCGCGCCGGCGGGCGACTGACTTCGGTGGGTGGGTGCCTGCTCCGGAACGATTCCGGGTCAGGGCTTACTTCATGCCCTTGACGCCCTTCTTGCCGGCGACGGTGCGACGGCGGCCCTTGCGGGTCCGGGCGTTGGTCTGTGTCCGCTGCCCACGAACCGGAAGACCCCGGCGATGACGATCGCCGCGGTACGAGCGGATGTCGCGGAGACGGCCGATGTTCTGGGCCACCTGACGACGCAGAGCACCCTCGACAACGTAGTTCGCCTCGATGATGCCGGCGATCGCGGCGAGCTGATCCTCATTGAGGGTGTTGGCCTTGACCGTGCCGTCGATGCCAGCTTCCTTGAGGATCAACTCCGTGTGGTGCGGGCCCACGCCGTAGATGTACCGCAAGGCATAACGGATCTGCTTGTTGTCGGGAATGTCGGTGCCTGCGAGTCGGGGCATCGTGGTGCTCCTGGGTGCTGATGCGTGGGCTTAGCCCTGACGCTGCTTGTGCTTGGGGTTGATGCAGATCACGCGCACGACGCCCTTGCGTCGGATGATCTTGCAGTTCTCACAGATGCGGCGGATGCTGGAACGGACCTTCATCTCGAAATCCTTAGCTCTCAGTGTCGGTAAGTAATCCGACCCTTAGTCAGGTCGTAGGGACTGATGTCAACCGTCACCCGGTCGCCGGGGAGAATGCGGATGTAAAACTTGCGCATCTTGCCGGAGATGTGGGCGATAATCTCGTGATTGTTCTCCAGCTTCACGCGGAACATGGCGTTCGGCATGGCGTCGAGCACCTCGCCGTCGAGCTGGATGGTTTCTTCCTTCGGCACTCAATCGCCTAAAACACTGGGTAACAACTGGTTCCAAGGCCGGCACCGGCCCTGAAGGGACGATTCCCCTGAGGGAAGTCGAGCCGCGTAGTGTAGCAAAGAGATCCAAGTCAAGCGAATTCACCCGGTCATCGACCGTCGGTGAGGACATCCGCGCCATTCTCGGTCACGGCGACGGTGTGCTCGTAGTGAGCGGCCGGCTTGCGGTCCGCCGTCACCACGGTCCAACCATCGGACAGGGTCACCACGTCGGCGGTACCGAGATTGCACATCGGCTCAATCGCCAGCACCATCCCCGGCTTCAACAGAAAGTCATTTTGCAGCAGATGGTTATTGACGAAGTTGGGCACTTTCGGGTCTTCGTGCAGCTTACGACCGATGCCGTGGCCGACGAAATCCTGGACCACGCCGTAGCCCCGCGACTCGGCGTATCCCTGCATCAGCTTGGCGACCTGCGACCAGGAACGCCCCGGGCGGGCGTTCTCGATGGCGATCTGGAGGACGTGCTGAGTCGCCGTACAAAGGTCACGGACCTCGGGGGCGACATTCCCGACGAGAATAGTCGTGGCCGAGTCCCCGCACCAGCCATCGAGATTGACCCCGCAGTCGACGCCGACGATATCGCCATCCTGAATGACCCGCTCGTCAGAAGCGATCCCGTGGACGACTTCTTCGTTGACCGAGATGCACAGCGTCGCCGGGAAAGGTGTTGGTCCGGGGTAGCCGCGAAAAAGACCTTTTGCTCCAGCGTCATCGATGACCTTCTGCGCCGCATCGTCGATCTGCTGGGTTGTGGCACCGGGCTGACATATCTCGACACACCGATCCAGCACACGCCGGACAACGCGACCTGCATCGCGCATCTTCTTGATCTGGTCTGGCGTCTTAAGCGTGATCGGCATGGTCGCGCGGCCTTAGCGTCGGGCTTGCCTCTTGAGGTGAACGGAAAACTCGCCCGTGATTACTGGCAGTTCTGGCGGAATGTTAGCGGTCGTGCGCTCAGAGCGGGTGCGTTCAGCTCGCCGTGCCGCGGGTGCCGCGGATCTTCGGGCTGCGGCGTCCTCCGGAGCGAGGCGATCCCGACCCGCCGGAGGTGGACTGACTGAGGAAGCCCTCGTAGTTGCGCATCAGCAGGGTCGCCTCGATCCGCTGAACAAAGTCGAGCATCACCGAGACGACGATCAGCAGGCCTGTCCCGCCGAGGTACTGCGTCACGATAAATGGAATCTCGAAGACCCCCGCCACCACGGTCGGGATGACCGCAATCACGGCGAGGAAGCCCGCTCCGACGTAGGTGATCCGCTCCATCACGGTTTCGAGGTACTCAGCGGTTCGCGGGCCGGGGCGGAGGCCGGGGATGAAGCTGCCCGAGTCGCGCAGCTGCGTCGCCATCTCCTTGGGCTGGAACTGCACCGTCGTCCAG from the Phycisphaeraceae bacterium genome contains:
- the rpmJ gene encoding 50S ribosomal protein L36, producing the protein MKVRSSIRRICENCKIIRRKGVVRVICINPKHKQRQG
- the rpsK gene encoding 30S ribosomal protein S11; this encodes MAKSKKVRRGVTKGIVHVKATFNNTQVTITDVNGETLCWASAGTVGFKGSRKSTPFAATRAGEEAASAARKMGMSEVEVRVRGAGSGRESAITALQSAGLRISAVEDHTPIPHNGCRPCKKRRV
- the map gene encoding type I methionyl aminopeptidase, encoding MPITLKTPDQIKKMRDAGRVVRRVLDRCVEICQPGATTQQIDDAAQKVIDDAGAKGLFRGYPGPTPFPATLCISVNEEVVHGIASDERVIQDGDIVGVDCGVNLDGWCGDSATTILVGNVAPEVRDLCTATQHVLQIAIENARPGRSWSQVAKLMQGYAESRGYGVVQDFVGHGIGRKLHEDPKVPNFVNNHLLQNDFLLKPGMVLAIEPMCNLGTADVVTLSDGWTVVTADRKPAAHYEHTVAVTENGADVLTDGR
- the rpsM gene encoding 30S ribosomal protein S13, which gives rise to MPRLAGTDIPDNKQIRYALRYIYGVGPHHTELILKEAGIDGTVKANTLNEDQLAAIAGIIEANYVVEGALRRQVAQNIGRLRDIRSYRGDRHRRGLPVRGQRTQTNARTRKGRRRTVAGKKGVKGMK
- the infA gene encoding translation initiation factor IF-1, giving the protein MPKEETIQLDGEVLDAMPNAMFRVKLENNHEIIAHISGKMRKFYIRILPGDRVTVDISPYDLTKGRITYRH